In Bombus vancouverensis nearcticus chromosome 1, iyBomVanc1_principal, whole genome shotgun sequence, a single genomic region encodes these proteins:
- the LOC117153624 gene encoding uncharacterized protein LOC117153624, protein MKQILAVCLLLTVADANVFREKHGRPLNRFFHPKRWFPSPEHQFESPGHSFPIPEHLFPTPGHSFPTPAYMQVSSDQSPFHKQLEKLFPHKVNQQNKASESCTAVRICHSPLTGEIIITEFDGIQPISNENLGCTSANKKYSDNVNSNNENLNSNGNVKGNPRTTMPILTTTSQSQTSESPHNYGEGIIDIRMGY, encoded by the exons ATGAAACAAATTCTCGCTGTATGTCTCCTACTAACAGTGGCCGATGCTAATGTTTTCCGGGAAAAACATGGAAGGCCCTTGAATAGATTTTTCCACCCGAAACGCTGGTTTCCATCACCGGAGCATCAATTTGAATCACCAGGACATTCATTTCCTATACCAGAACATTTATTTCCTACACCAGGACACTCATTTCCAACACCGGCATACATGCAAGTCTCATCAGACCAGTCACCATTCCATAAACAATTAGAAAAACTCTTTCCACACAAAGTTAACCAACAGAATAAGGCCTCAGAATCTTGTACTGCTGTGAGGATTTGTCATAGTCCGTTAACAGGCGAAATC ATCATTACTGAATTTGATGGAATACAGCCAATAAGTAATGAAAATCTTGGTTGTACAAGTGCCAATAAGAAATATTCTGATAACGTAAATTCTAACAATGAAAATCTTAATAGTAATGGAAATGTTAAGGGGAATCCCAGAACAACTATGCCAATACTTACTACTACTTCACAATCTCAAACCAGTGAATCTCCTCATAACTATGGAGAAGGAATTATTGACATTCGAATGGGCTACTAA